One window of the Zymoseptoria tritici IPO323 chromosome 12, whole genome shotgun sequence genome contains the following:
- a CDS encoding cdc 10 like protein (protein involved in cell divison, with GTP binding motif), which yields MASAMHAQPPQSVFPKSHVGFDSITTQIEKKLLKRGFQFNVICVGQTGLGKSTLINTIFASHLVDSKGRLAPTEPGRQTTEIHPVTHIIEENGVRLRLNIVDTPGYGDLVNNDRCWDPIVKYIKDQHSAYLRKELTAQRERYIQDTRIHCCLYFISPTGHALKPIDIVVLKKLSETVNVVPVIAKADSLTLEERQIFKDRIKEEFAFHNIRMYPYDNEEYDSEEVAMNSQIKSIIPFAVVGSERNINVNGKTVRGRQNRWGTINVEDEKHCEFVYLRDFLTRTHLQDLIDTTSQIHYESFRAKQLLALKESSAQVHQGGSRPISPAADRELSRQSQRMTMNGY from the exons ATGGCCTCCGCTATGCACGCGCAACCGCCCCAGAGCGTGTTCCCCAAGAGCCACGTCGGTTTCGACAGCATCACGACACAgatcgagaagaagctgcTCAAGCGCGGCTTTCAGTTCAATGTCATCTGCGTGG GACAGACCGGCCTCGGAAAGTCGACTCTCATCAACACCATCTTCGCCTCGCACCTTGTCGACAGCAAGGGTCGCCTCGCTCCCACCGAGCCTGGTCGCCAGACCACCGAAATCCACCCCGTCACCCACATCATCGAGGAGAACGGCGTGCGCCTCCGCCTAAACATCGTCGATACTCCTGGATACGGCGATCTCGTCAACAACGACCGCTGCTGGGACCCAATCGTCAAGTACATCAAGGACCAGCACAGCGCCTACCTCCGAAAGGAGCTCACCGCACAGCGCGAGCGCTACATCCAGGACACCCGCATCCACTGCTGCCTGTACTTCATCTCGCCTACCGGTCACGCTCTCAAGCCAATCGATATCGTCGTGCTCAAGAAGCTGAGCGAGACAGTCAACGTGGTTCCTGTCATCGCCAAGGCCGATAGTCTGACCTTGGAGGAGAGGCAGATCTTCAAGGACCGAATCAAGGAAGAGTTTGCATTCCACAACATTCGCATGTACCCATACGACAACGAGGAGTATGATTCGGAAGAGGTGGCCATGAACTCTCAGATCAAG TCCATCATTCCCTTCGCCGTCGTCGGCAGTGAGCGCAACATCAACGTCAACGGCAAGACTGTGCGTGGCCGCCAGAACCGCTGGGGAACAATCAACGTCGAAGACGAGAAGCACTGCGAATTCGTCTACCTCCGCGACTTCCTCACCCGTACCCATCTCCAGGACTTGATCGACACGACCTCGCAAATCCACTACGAGTCCTTCCGCGCCAAGCAGCTCCTTGCCCTCAAGGAGAGCTCCGCCCAAGTTCACCAGGGTGGCAGCCGACCAATTTCTCCAGCAGCGGATCGCGAGCTCAGCAGGCAGAGCCAGCGCATGACCATGAACGGGTACTAG